A portion of the Gemmatimonadales bacterium genome contains these proteins:
- the rpsI gene encoding 30S ribosomal protein S9 gives MRFHAVGRRKTSVARVYLKPGSGKWEVNGRTLGDFFPRPSLVQLIQQPFTATDTLGAFDVKATCSGGGVTGQAGALRLGIARALLLVDEQHRKKLRTGGLLTRDARAVERKKPGQPGARKRFQFSKR, from the coding sequence ATGCGGTTCCACGCCGTCGGCCGGCGCAAGACCAGCGTGGCCCGCGTGTACCTGAAGCCCGGCTCCGGCAAGTGGGAGGTCAACGGCCGTACGCTCGGTGACTTCTTCCCCCGTCCTTCGCTGGTCCAGCTGATCCAGCAGCCGTTCACCGCGACCGACACGCTCGGCGCCTTCGACGTGAAGGCGACCTGCAGCGGCGGCGGCGTGACGGGGCAGGCGGGCGCGCTGCGCCTCGGCATCGCGCGTGCCCTGCTGCTGGTGGACGAGCAGCACCGCAAGAAGCTCAGGACCGGTGGCTTGCTCACGCGGGACGCCCGCGCGGTCGAGCGCAAGAAGCCCGGCCAGCCAGGCGCCCGCAAGCGGTTCCAGTTCAGCAAGCGGTAG
- the tsf gene encoding translation elongation factor Ts — MSNTMAITAKEVAELRRQTGAGMMECKRALEETGGDLAKAVEWLRVRGVAKADQRADREVKQGLVECYLHHNGKVGVLIEVNCETDFVARTDDFRVLCRDLAMHVASTAPIAVAAADVPAEIVERERRIYTEQVAREGKPEAIRSKIVEGKLKKFFQESVLLEQPFVKDDKQTVGELVKAVSSKTGENVVVRRFVRFQIGEAV; from the coding sequence ATGTCCAACACTATGGCGATCACCGCGAAAGAGGTGGCCGAGCTCCGCAGGCAGACCGGGGCCGGCATGATGGAATGCAAGAGGGCGCTGGAGGAGACCGGCGGCGACCTGGCCAAGGCCGTCGAGTGGCTGCGCGTCCGCGGCGTGGCGAAGGCCGACCAGCGCGCCGACCGCGAGGTGAAGCAAGGTCTCGTCGAGTGCTACCTCCACCACAACGGCAAGGTGGGCGTGCTCATCGAAGTGAACTGCGAGACGGATTTCGTGGCCCGCACCGATGACTTCCGCGTCCTGTGCCGGGACCTGGCGATGCACGTCGCCTCCACCGCGCCCATAGCGGTCGCGGCCGCCGACGTGCCCGCCGAGATCGTCGAGCGCGAGCGCCGCATCTACACCGAGCAGGTGGCGCGGGAGGGCAAGCCCGAGGCCATCCGCTCCAAGATCGTCGAGGGCAAGCTCAAGAAGTTCTTTCAGGAGTCGGTGCTCCTGGAGCAGCCGTTCGTGAAGGACGACAAGCAGACGGTGGGCGAGCTGGTGAAGGCCGTCTCGAGCAAGACCGGCGAGAACGTCGTGGTCCGCAGGTTCGTGCGCTTCCAGATCGGCGAGGCGGTGTGA
- the pyrH gene encoding UMP kinase: MTLTYRRALLKLSGEALAGDTGVNLDFGVVERLADEIKAVRELGADLGIVIGGGNIIRGSTASRQGMDRVSADYMGMLATIINALALQDILERKGVDTRVMTAIRMEALAEPYIRRRALRHIEKGLVVIFAGGTGNPYFSTDTAAVLRALEIEATLLLKATNVDGVYSADPKQDQNAEFIPEISFHDAMVRGLGVMDANAFGLCKDNNLPIQVFNISQPGAIARILRGDRIGTAVR; this comes from the coding sequence GTGACGCTCACCTACCGGCGCGCGCTGCTCAAGCTCTCAGGCGAGGCGCTGGCCGGCGACACCGGGGTCAACCTCGACTTCGGGGTCGTCGAGCGGCTGGCCGACGAGATCAAGGCGGTGCGCGAGCTCGGCGCCGACCTCGGCATCGTGATCGGCGGGGGCAACATCATCCGCGGGAGCACCGCGAGCCGGCAGGGGATGGACCGCGTCTCCGCCGACTACATGGGGATGCTGGCCACGATCATCAACGCGCTGGCCCTCCAGGACATCCTGGAGCGCAAGGGCGTGGACACGCGGGTGATGACGGCGATCCGCATGGAGGCCCTCGCCGAGCCGTACATCCGGCGGCGGGCGCTCCGGCACATCGAGAAGGGGCTCGTCGTGATCTTCGCTGGCGGCACCGGCAACCCTTACTTCTCGACCGACACCGCGGCGGTGCTGCGGGCGCTGGAGATCGAGGCCACCCTCCTCCTCAAGGCGACCAACGTGGACGGCGTATACTCGGCGGACCCGAAGCAGGACCAGAACGCCGAATTCATTCCCGAGATATCGTTCCACGACGCGATGGTGCGCGGTCTCGGCGTGATGGACGCGAACGCCTTCGGCCTCTGCAAGGACAACAACCTCCCCATCCAGGTGTTCAACATCAGCCAGCCCGGCGCGATCGCGCGGATCCTGCGCGGCGACCGCATCGGCACGGCCGTGCGATGA
- the frr gene encoding ribosome recycling factor, giving the protein MTAGTLGDIVKQAKTAMDKAMENTRREFSTIRTGKATTTLLDLVRVPAYGNETPLNQVGSVGAPEARLLTVTPWDKSLIPAIEKAIREADLGLNPSSQGGIIRIPIPALTEERRKELVKVVHKLAEEGRVAVRHARQQAKEALKKIERVSEDDKRHADKDLQKVTDDHIKTVDEMVKHKEVEIMEV; this is encoded by the coding sequence ATGACGGCTGGCACTCTCGGCGACATCGTGAAGCAGGCGAAGACCGCGATGGACAAGGCGATGGAGAACACGCGGCGTGAGTTCTCCACCATCCGCACCGGCAAGGCGACGACCACCCTGCTCGACCTGGTGCGGGTCCCGGCTTACGGGAACGAGACGCCGCTCAACCAGGTGGGGTCGGTGGGGGCTCCGGAGGCGAGGCTCCTTACGGTGACCCCGTGGGACAAGTCGCTGATCCCGGCGATCGAGAAGGCCATCCGCGAGGCGGACCTCGGACTCAACCCCAGCTCGCAGGGCGGGATCATCCGGATCCCGATTCCGGCGCTCACCGAGGAGCGGCGCAAGGAGCTGGTGAAGGTGGTGCACAAGCTGGCGGAGGAGGGGCGGGTCGCGGTGCGGCACGCGCGGCAACAGGCCAAGGAGGCGCTCAAGAAGATCGAGCGCGTCTCCGAGGATGACAAGCGGCACGCCGACAAGGACCTTCAGAAGGTGACCGACGACCACATCAAGACGGTCGACGAGATGGTGAAGCACAAGGAAGTGGAGATCATGGAGGTGTGA
- a CDS encoding isoprenyl transferase — MSTPADLLARLKEGGRVPRHVAVIMDGNGRWAKERRLPRTLGHREGMKAVREAVEGAIEAGVEVLTLFAFSEENWNRPPMEIGALMGLLEEYISRETAELRANGVEVHIIGDLARLTTAGRDAVDRLIDGTRGGTKLLLNLAISYSSRAEIARAARRLAEDVLQGRLALEDVDEEALGLRLYTAGLPDPDLLIRTSGEQRISNFLLWQLAYTELYITPVLWPDFTRRHLIEAVIDFQGRERRFGRVTA; from the coding sequence GTGAGTACGCCCGCCGACCTGCTCGCGCGCCTGAAGGAGGGCGGGAGGGTCCCGCGGCACGTGGCCGTCATCATGGACGGCAACGGCCGCTGGGCGAAGGAACGGCGTCTGCCCCGCACCCTCGGTCACCGCGAAGGGATGAAGGCGGTGCGCGAGGCGGTCGAGGGCGCGATCGAGGCCGGGGTCGAGGTGCTCACGCTGTTCGCATTTTCCGAGGAGAACTGGAACCGTCCGCCGATGGAGATCGGCGCGCTGATGGGGCTCCTGGAGGAGTACATCTCCCGCGAGACGGCGGAGCTGCGCGCCAACGGCGTCGAGGTTCATATCATCGGCGACCTGGCGCGGCTCACCACGGCCGGCCGCGACGCCGTGGACCGGCTCATCGACGGCACGCGTGGCGGCACCAAGCTCCTGCTGAACCTCGCCATCTCCTACTCGAGCCGGGCCGAGATCGCGCGGGCCGCGCGCCGCCTCGCCGAGGATGTGCTCCAGGGCCGCCTGGCACTCGAGGACGTGGACGAGGAAGCGCTGGGCCTGCGTCTCTACACCGCGGGGCTGCCCGATCCCGACCTCCTGATCCGCACTTCCGGCGAGCAGCGTATCTCGAACTTCCTGCTCTGGCAGCTCGCGTACACCGAGCTGTACATCACGCCCGTCCTCTGGCCGGACTTTACCCGCCGGCACCTCATCGAAGCGGTCATCGACTTCCAGGGTCGCGAGCGCCGATTCGGTCGCGTCACGGCGTAA
- a CDS encoding phosphatidate cytidylyltransferase, with product MAAGNLTRRLAFSVVAIPAAVGIAYLGGWYLAGLIALVAVLGVRELYDFAAAQGIDPLRRMGMFGAAAIPLGTVVWVRAPYAYGWPQSLLYSGALWLITLVGIAAWRRGPAGRPLAAVAVTVFGAVYAGGLPSFAIALRHWLGYGPGDEPWAGTALLFFPLVLTWVGDTAAYAGGTAFGGPKLAPVLSPNKTWSGAACGLAGTLLAAAGYSTWVLRPVGQGLPLLSVLVAGFFISAAGQAGDLAESVFKREIGVKDSSALIPGHGGVLDRFDALYFVLPVTAALYSIFFGLAA from the coding sequence ATGGCCGCCGGCAACCTCACCAGACGCCTTGCGTTCTCCGTCGTGGCCATACCCGCCGCGGTCGGGATCGCGTATCTAGGGGGCTGGTACCTCGCCGGTCTGATCGCGCTGGTCGCGGTGCTGGGCGTGCGCGAGCTCTACGACTTCGCCGCGGCGCAGGGGATCGACCCGCTCCGCCGCATGGGCATGTTCGGCGCCGCCGCGATCCCGCTCGGCACGGTCGTGTGGGTGCGGGCGCCCTATGCCTACGGGTGGCCGCAGTCCTTGCTGTACTCGGGCGCGCTGTGGCTTATCACCCTCGTGGGGATAGCGGCCTGGCGCCGAGGCCCCGCCGGGCGGCCGCTGGCGGCGGTGGCGGTGACGGTGTTCGGGGCGGTCTACGCCGGCGGGCTGCCGTCGTTCGCCATCGCGCTCCGGCACTGGCTCGGCTACGGTCCCGGCGACGAGCCGTGGGCGGGTACGGCGCTCCTATTCTTCCCGCTGGTGCTCACCTGGGTGGGGGACACGGCGGCGTACGCGGGCGGCACGGCGTTCGGCGGGCCGAAGCTGGCGCCGGTCCTGTCCCCCAACAAGACGTGGTCGGGAGCGGCGTGCGGCCTGGCAGGCACGCTCCTCGCCGCCGCCGGGTACTCCACCTGGGTGCTGCGGCCGGTCGGCCAGGGACTGCCGTTGCTCAGCGTTCTCGTGGCCGGGTTCTTCATCAGCGCCGCCGGCCAGGCGGGTGACCTCGCCGAGTCGGTCTTCAAGCGCGAGATCGGCGTCAAGGATAGCTCCGCGCTCATCCCCGGCCACGGCGGAGTGCTCGACCGGTTCGATGCGCTGTACTTCGTGCTCCCGGTGACCGCCGCGCTGTATTCGATCTTCTTCGGGTTGGCGGCATGA
- the dxr gene encoding 1-deoxy-D-xylulose-5-phosphate reductoisomerase has protein sequence MTTGVAVLGSTGSIGTSALKVLGRHRDRFRVTALTAFGQKEQLEAQQAAFRPAFVGLVSGDPSNGWSAGRECLIEAATRPDVDIVLNGIVGAAGLEATLAALRAGKRVALANKETLVMAGELVRCAAREGGGEIVPVDSEHSAILQCVTGQSSALHRIILTASGGPFHAWDAERVRRATVAEALNHPTWRMGRKITVDSATLANKALEVIEAHFLFDLPFERIEVVVHPQSIIHSFAEFVDGSVLAQLGFPNMELPILYALSHPERLADDGVERFDPVAAGALTFEPLRTEVFPAFALGVRAGKSGGTAPAAFNAANEVAVAAFLDGLIPFGRIAEVIDVVLDAQQVAEASSLEAVHAADAWARRYAGEVIRC, from the coding sequence ATGACTACCGGCGTCGCGGTCCTGGGCTCCACCGGCTCCATCGGCACCAGCGCCCTCAAGGTGCTGGGGCGCCATCGCGACCGGTTCCGGGTCACCGCGTTGACGGCGTTCGGACAGAAGGAGCAGCTGGAGGCGCAGCAGGCCGCGTTCCGTCCCGCGTTCGTCGGGCTGGTCAGCGGGGACCCGAGCAACGGATGGTCCGCGGGACGCGAGTGTCTCATCGAGGCCGCGACCCGCCCCGACGTGGACATCGTGCTCAACGGCATCGTCGGCGCGGCGGGGCTCGAGGCCACGCTCGCGGCGCTGCGCGCCGGCAAGCGCGTGGCGCTCGCCAACAAGGAAACGCTGGTGATGGCCGGCGAGCTGGTACGCTGCGCCGCGCGGGAAGGCGGCGGAGAGATCGTGCCCGTGGACTCCGAGCACTCGGCCATCCTCCAATGTGTCACGGGCCAGTCGAGCGCGCTCCATCGAATCATCCTCACCGCTTCCGGCGGGCCGTTCCACGCCTGGGACGCCGAACGGGTGCGGCGGGCGACGGTGGCCGAGGCGCTCAACCACCCGACCTGGCGCATGGGCAGGAAGATCACGGTGGACAGCGCCACCCTCGCCAACAAGGCGCTGGAGGTCATCGAGGCGCACTTCCTCTTCGACCTGCCGTTCGAGCGGATCGAGGTGGTCGTGCACCCGCAGTCGATCATCCACTCGTTCGCGGAGTTCGTGGACGGTTCCGTGCTGGCGCAGCTTGGTTTCCCGAACATGGAGCTGCCGATCCTGTACGCCCTCTCGCACCCCGAGCGCCTCGCCGACGACGGCGTGGAGCGCTTCGACCCCGTGGCGGCCGGCGCGCTCACCTTCGAGCCGCTGCGAACCGAGGTCTTCCCGGCCTTCGCGCTGGGGGTGAGGGCGGGGAAGTCCGGCGGGACGGCGCCCGCGGCCTTCAACGCGGCGAACGAAGTGGCCGTGGCGGCGTTCCTCGACGGGCTGATCCCCTTCGGACGGATCGCGGAGGTGATCGACGTGGTGCTCGACGCCCAGCAGGTGGCGGAGGCGTCGAGCCTGGAGGCGGTGCACGCCGCCGACGCGTGGGCGCGTCGCTACGCCGGGGAGGTCATCCGGTGCTGA
- the rseP gene encoding RIP metalloprotease RseP — protein sequence MLTSLYTVLVMIGAAIVVLGTLIFIHELGHFLAAKAVGIAVHRFSLGLGPPTRLGFRVGETHYCISWVPFGGYVKMAGLEDEGPAGELEGGKGATPVAPERTFEAKPLWARVLVISAGVIMNAVFAVVVYAVLAGRYGVSVDPSVTVGAVETGSLPMGAAGLATLRPGDRIVRVGGDTVAGWDDIQTALLTSADQPLSIEVAGRVDPILVDVPLGEQQSRVAMVRALTPWHEPVIGEVVSGSAAMGAGFQRGDRIVRAGGDSIAAWERFVRVVEGSAGRPLPVVVERAGREVAITVTPVEQRVAAQGGGTRVVGRIGVGPLRPIRRFGLAGAIGQGFAQAAGAAGLVLFFLKGLVMLQFSARDIGGPILVAQISGEAARLGLEPFLNFMALFSVNLAVLNLLPIPVLDGGHLFFLLIEAVRGRPLSPEQRYRFTQIGFFVLMGIMLLAVANDVARLVAR from the coding sequence GTGCTGACGAGCCTCTATACCGTGCTGGTGATGATCGGTGCCGCCATAGTGGTGCTTGGCACGCTCATCTTCATCCACGAGCTGGGTCACTTCCTGGCAGCCAAGGCGGTGGGCATCGCCGTGCACCGGTTCTCGCTGGGGCTCGGGCCACCGACCAGGCTCGGTTTCCGCGTCGGCGAGACGCACTACTGCATCTCGTGGGTCCCGTTCGGCGGATACGTGAAGATGGCGGGCCTCGAGGACGAAGGTCCCGCCGGCGAGCTGGAGGGTGGCAAGGGCGCGACGCCCGTCGCGCCGGAGCGCACGTTCGAGGCCAAGCCGCTCTGGGCCCGGGTGCTGGTGATCAGCGCCGGCGTGATCATGAACGCGGTGTTCGCCGTGGTCGTTTACGCCGTCCTGGCCGGCCGGTACGGCGTCTCCGTCGACCCGTCGGTCACGGTGGGCGCGGTCGAGACCGGGTCGCTCCCCATGGGCGCGGCGGGACTGGCGACCCTGCGTCCCGGCGATCGTATCGTGCGCGTCGGCGGCGACACCGTGGCCGGGTGGGACGACATCCAGACCGCGTTGCTCACCAGTGCCGACCAACCGTTGAGCATCGAAGTGGCAGGCCGCGTCGACCCCATACTCGTGGACGTGCCGCTCGGAGAACAGCAGTCGCGCGTGGCCATGGTGCGCGCGCTCACGCCGTGGCACGAGCCCGTCATCGGAGAGGTCGTAAGCGGATCGGCGGCGATGGGGGCAGGCTTCCAGCGCGGCGACCGGATCGTGCGCGCCGGCGGCGACAGCATCGCGGCGTGGGAGCGGTTCGTGCGCGTCGTGGAGGGCAGCGCGGGCCGGCCGCTGCCGGTGGTCGTCGAGCGGGCGGGCCGCGAGGTGGCGATCACCGTCACTCCGGTCGAGCAGCGGGTGGCAGCCCAGGGAGGGGGGACTCGCGTGGTGGGGAGGATCGGGGTCGGGCCACTGCGCCCTATCCGGCGGTTCGGGCTGGCTGGCGCCATCGGCCAGGGTTTCGCTCAGGCGGCGGGCGCGGCGGGACTGGTACTGTTCTTCCTCAAGGGGCTGGTGATGTTGCAGTTCTCGGCGCGCGACATCGGCGGGCCGATACTGGTGGCGCAGATCTCGGGAGAAGCCGCGCGGCTGGGGCTGGAGCCGTTCCTCAACTTCATGGCGCTGTTCTCCGTGAACCTCGCGGTCCTCAATCTCCTGCCGATCCCCGTCCTGGACGGCGGGCATCTCTTCTTTCTCCTGATCGAGGCGGTGCGGGGCAGGCCGCTCTCACCGGAGCAGCGCTACCGGTTCACCCAGATCGGCTTCTTCGTGTTGATGGGGATCATGTTGTTGGCGGTGGCGAACGACGTGGCAAGGCTGGTCGCGCGGTGA
- a CDS encoding serine/threonine-protein kinase, producing MPQDPSTQPEQRIGPYTTSALIGGGGFAWVMAARRDDQPDQVALKVLKPKYAGDLQFTARFMNEAEVAGQLRHPNIIRILDIGRTDDAVFFAMPRLKFSLAARLDDGPLLTEADVVRTARDIARALAFAHETGIIHRDIKPQNILFGDDDAAVLTDFGIARAVAGYVSTTGKQLVMGTPHYIAPEQARGQTLDGRVDIYALGVTMYRAATGELPFRSSDWYELARLHVEEPPEPPRKRRAELSRGFEKIILTCLEKDREHRFPSAAALADELDAVLAARGRKSGTELAIGAVKKLLGRSSKD from the coding sequence TTGCCCCAGGATCCGTCCACCCAGCCCGAACAACGAATCGGGCCGTACACGACCAGCGCCCTCATCGGTGGTGGCGGGTTCGCGTGGGTCATGGCGGCCAGGCGCGACGACCAGCCCGACCAGGTAGCGCTCAAGGTCCTGAAACCCAAGTACGCCGGCGACCTGCAGTTCACGGCCCGGTTCATGAACGAGGCGGAAGTTGCGGGCCAGCTCCGCCACCCCAACATCATCCGGATCCTGGACATCGGCCGGACCGACGACGCCGTCTTCTTCGCTATGCCCCGCCTCAAGTTCTCGCTCGCCGCGAGGCTGGACGACGGGCCGCTGCTCACCGAGGCGGACGTCGTCCGCACTGCCCGCGACATCGCTCGGGCCCTCGCCTTCGCCCACGAGACCGGGATCATCCACCGCGATATCAAGCCCCAGAACATCCTCTTCGGAGATGACGACGCGGCCGTGCTGACCGACTTCGGCATCGCACGCGCCGTCGCGGGATACGTCTCGACCACCGGCAAGCAACTCGTCATGGGCACGCCGCACTACATCGCGCCGGAACAGGCGCGCGGCCAGACGCTCGACGGGCGCGTCGACATCTATGCGCTGGGGGTCACCATGTACCGGGCCGCCACCGGCGAGCTGCCGTTCCGGTCGAGCGACTGGTACGAGCTGGCCCGCCTCCACGTCGAGGAGCCCCCGGAACCGCCCCGCAAGCGCCGCGCCGAGCTCTCGCGCGGCTTCGAGAAGATCATCCTCACCTGCCTCGAGAAGGACCGGGAGCATCGTTTCCCGAGCGCCGCCGCCCTGGCGGACGAACTGGACGCTGTCCTCGCGGCGCGCGGCCGGAAGAGCGGCACGGAGCTGGCGATCGGGGCGGTGAAGAAGCTGTTGGGGAGGAGTTCGAAGGACTGA
- the rpsO gene encoding 30S ribosomal protein S15 has product MGYDKAAAAARYQTHEHDFGSTKVQVSLLSARINSLTEHFRTHAKDHHSRRGLLKMVGQRRRLLDYLRRTDLAGYRQLIDELGLRH; this is encoded by the coding sequence ATGGGTTACGACAAGGCGGCGGCTGCCGCAAGGTACCAGACGCACGAGCACGATTTCGGGTCTACCAAGGTCCAGGTCTCGCTGCTCAGCGCCCGCATCAACTCACTGACCGAACACTTCCGAACGCACGCCAAGGACCATCACAGTCGGCGGGGCCTGCTCAAGATGGTAGGCCAGCGCAGGCGCCTGTTGGACTACTTGCGGCGCACGGATCTCGCCGGTTACCGCCAGCTCATCGACGAGCTGGGCCTGCGGCACTAG
- a CDS encoding polyribonucleotide nucleotidyltransferase: protein MMHRLERTFAGRQLRIECGRLAKQASGSALIQFGETVVLAAASVADTISNLPFFPLLVEYREKFYAAGKIPGGFLKREARPHDEEILAARIIDRSIRPLFPEGFKNEVQVFVYVLSADQENDADVLGLMAASFALASSKIPFGGPIAAVRVGRVEGKWILDPTFQQLEFSDIDIVVSGTADSIMMVEGGAGEISEAEMVEALKVAQKGIQELVGMQVELLKSHSAPKMEWKKFEAPAALAKRVKEIADPRVLEAMNLPEKAERAQALSALSATVKQQLEAEFPDQGRLIGDLLEEAQYTSMRQQVLERGERVDGRDTETVRPIACEVGLLPRAHGSALFTRGQTQALVVATLGSVDDEQRIDNIDEPRETRKSFMMHYNFPPFSTGEVRPMRGTSRREIGHGALAERAITPLLPPYSEFPYTIRVVSEVLESNGSSSMATVCGSSLALMDAGVPMKAPCAGVAMGLVMEGDKIAILTDILGTEDALGDMDFKVAGTEAGITSIQMDIKIKGLSLDIMTKALEQARKARLHILRNMAKTLSTHRTQMSPWAPRVITIQVKPKDIGKIIGPKGATIRDIEAQSGASVSIDDDGVVTISAVGGEAGSKAREMVEALVQEAEIGKTYTGKVKTTTAFGAFVEILPGVEGLVHISELQHGRTEKTEDVVKKGDTITVKVLEVDERGKMRLSRKALIEK, encoded by the coding sequence ATGATGCACCGTCTAGAGCGGACCTTCGCGGGCCGCCAACTCCGCATCGAATGCGGACGGCTGGCCAAGCAGGCCTCCGGCTCAGCCCTGATCCAGTTCGGCGAGACAGTGGTCCTCGCGGCCGCGTCGGTCGCCGACACGATCAGCAACCTGCCGTTCTTCCCTCTCCTGGTCGAATACCGGGAGAAGTTCTACGCCGCGGGCAAGATCCCCGGCGGCTTCCTGAAGCGCGAGGCGCGACCGCACGACGAGGAGATCCTCGCGGCGCGGATCATCGACCGGTCCATCCGCCCGCTTTTCCCTGAAGGCTTCAAGAACGAAGTGCAGGTCTTCGTCTACGTGCTCTCGGCGGACCAGGAGAACGACGCCGACGTGCTCGGCCTGATGGCGGCATCGTTCGCGCTCGCCTCGTCGAAGATCCCGTTCGGCGGTCCGATCGCGGCGGTGCGGGTGGGCCGCGTAGAGGGGAAGTGGATCCTCGACCCGACCTTCCAGCAGCTCGAGTTCTCCGACATCGACATCGTGGTCAGCGGCACCGCCGACTCGATCATGATGGTGGAGGGCGGGGCTGGTGAGATCAGCGAAGCCGAGATGGTCGAGGCGCTGAAGGTCGCGCAGAAGGGCATCCAGGAGCTGGTGGGCATGCAGGTGGAGCTGCTGAAGAGCCACAGCGCGCCCAAGATGGAATGGAAGAAGTTCGAGGCGCCGGCGGCGCTGGCGAAGCGGGTGAAGGAGATCGCCGACCCGCGGGTGCTCGAGGCGATGAACCTGCCGGAGAAGGCCGAGCGGGCGCAGGCGCTGTCGGCCCTGTCGGCGACGGTGAAGCAGCAACTGGAGGCGGAGTTCCCCGATCAGGGCCGGTTGATCGGCGATCTGCTCGAGGAGGCGCAGTACACCTCGATGCGGCAGCAGGTGCTCGAGCGGGGCGAGCGGGTCGACGGGCGGGACACCGAGACCGTCCGCCCCATCGCGTGCGAAGTCGGTCTGCTCCCGCGCGCCCACGGTTCGGCGCTCTTCACGCGCGGGCAGACGCAGGCGCTGGTCGTGGCTACCCTGGGCAGTGTGGACGACGAGCAGCGCATAGACAACATCGACGAGCCGCGCGAGACCAGGAAGTCGTTCATGATGCACTACAACTTCCCGCCGTTCTCGACCGGAGAAGTGCGCCCGATGCGCGGGACCTCCCGGCGCGAGATCGGACACGGCGCGCTGGCCGAGCGGGCCATCACGCCGCTCCTCCCGCCGTACAGCGAATTCCCGTATACCATCCGCGTGGTCTCCGAGGTCCTGGAGTCCAACGGCTCCTCGTCAATGGCCACCGTTTGCGGCTCATCGCTGGCGCTGATGGATGCCGGCGTCCCCATGAAGGCCCCGTGCGCCGGCGTGGCGATGGGACTCGTCATGGAGGGCGACAAGATCGCGATCCTGACGGACATCCTCGGCACCGAGGACGCCCTGGGGGACATGGACTTCAAGGTTGCGGGCACCGAGGCCGGGATCACGTCCATCCAGATGGACATCAAGATCAAGGGACTCTCGCTCGACATCATGACCAAGGCGCTCGAGCAGGCGCGGAAGGCCCGGCTCCACATCCTCAGGAACATGGCCAAGACGCTCTCGACGCACCGCACCCAGATGTCACCGTGGGCGCCGCGGGTCATCACGATCCAGGTGAAGCCGAAGGACATCGGGAAGATCATCGGCCCCAAGGGCGCCACTATCCGCGACATCGAGGCCCAGTCGGGCGCGTCGGTCAGCATCGACGACGACGGCGTCGTGACCATCAGCGCGGTGGGCGGCGAGGCCGGCTCCAAGGCCCGCGAGATGGTTGAGGCGCTGGTGCAGGAAGCCGAGATCGGCAAGACCTATACCGGCAAGGTGAAGACGACGACTGCCTTCGGAGCGTTCGTCGAGATCCTGCCCGGCGTCGAGGGATTGGTCCACATCTCCGAGCTCCAGCACGGGCGCACGGAGAAGACCGAGGACGTCGTGAAGAAGGGCGATACCATCACGGTCAAGGTGCTCGAGGTGGACGAGCGCGGCAAAATGCGGTTGTCCCGCAAGGCGCTGATCGAGAAGTAG